The sequence TTGTTGATGTTGATGGAGATTTTGTAATGGTTTCTCTGCGTGGCGCCTGTACCAGTTGTGCCAAGTCACAAACAACTCTCAAAGAGTATGTGGAGAAAAAATTGCGTGAGTTGGTGCTCGACACGCTGATTGTTGAGGAGGCCAAATGATGAACTGTGATGCAGATAAAGTGATTTACATGGATAATAATGCCACCACCAGGGTAGCTCCTGAGGTGGTTGATGCCATGATGCCCTTCCTGACCGAATGCTACGGTAACCCATCCAGCATGCATAATTTTGGTGGTCAGGTGGGTAGCGCTGTGCAAAAGGCGAGAGGGCAGGTGGCTGAGTTGATCGGTGCAGAGCCAACGGAGATCACCTTCACCAGCTGTGGGACGGAGAGTGACTCTACAGCGATCCTTTCTGCCCTGCAGGCCTTTCCCGAAAAAAGGCATATTATTACCACCCGGGTGGAACATCCTGCCATTAAGCATCTCTGTGAAAATTTAGACAGGCTTACCGGTCACAAGCATCGGGTCACGCGGCTTCAGGTGGAATCCGATGGCACCCTTGATCTTGCGAGCTATGAAGAAGCCCTGGCCGAAGATACAGCCATTGTTTCTGTGATGTGGGCTAATAATGAAACCGGTGTAATTTTTCCCGTGGAAAAAATGGCAACCATGGCCAAAGAAAGGGGAATCCTGTTTCACACCGATGCGGTTCAGGCTGTTGGGAAGATTCCTATAAATCTGAAGGATCTTGATATCGATTTTCTGTCCATATCCGGTCACAAACTTCATGCTGCCAAAGGTGTTGGAGTTTTATATGTGAAGCGGGGAACGCCCTTTGTTCCCTTTCTGGCAGGTGGCCATCAGGAAGGTGGAAGGCGCGGTGGTACCGAAAACGTGGCATCTATTGTTGGTCTTGGCAAGGCGTGTGAGCTTGCGGGAAAGATGATGGAGGAGGAG comes from Desulfocapsa sulfexigens DSM 10523 and encodes:
- the nifS gene encoding cysteine desulfurase NifS, whose protein sequence is MMNCDADKVIYMDNNATTRVAPEVVDAMMPFLTECYGNPSSMHNFGGQVGSAVQKARGQVAELIGAEPTEITFTSCGTESDSTAILSALQAFPEKRHIITTRVEHPAIKHLCENLDRLTGHKHRVTRLQVESDGTLDLASYEEALAEDTAIVSVMWANNETGVIFPVEKMATMAKERGILFHTDAVQAVGKIPINLKDLDIDFLSISGHKLHAAKGVGVLYVKRGTPFVPFLAGGHQEGGRRGGTENVASIVGLGKACELAGKMMEEENTRVRALRDRLEEGLLATVPKSMLNGHKTDRLPNTTNISFEFVEGEAILLHMNMYNICASSGSACTSGSLEPSHVLRAMGVPFTAAHGSIRYSLSVYNTEAEVDFVLEKMPPIIAELRELSPFWEAE